One Anoplopoma fimbria isolate UVic2021 breed Golden Eagle Sablefish chromosome 21, Afim_UVic_2022, whole genome shotgun sequence DNA segment encodes these proteins:
- the ptbp2a gene encoding polypyrimidine tract-binding protein 2 isoform X2, whose translation MDGISDVAVGVKRGSDELSMYNSPNSGVSSISDGASNGSDSKKPRVEEAPPSRVLHIRKLPNEASETEVIALGLPFGKVTNILTLKGKNQAFLEMGTEEAAITMVNYYNTVNPHIRNVPVFIQYSNHKELKTDSGNQRTQAVLQAVSAVQSGGSPSSDVQEALAAASSPVLRIIIDNMFYPVTLDVLQQIFSKFGTVMKIITFTKNNQFQALLQFSDPVNAQQAKLALDGQNIYNSCCTLRIDFSKLVNLNVKYNNDKSRDYTRPELPAGDGQPSLDSSVAAAFSKDSNSLLGALNPLSAAAAAAAAAGRVALAGQAGSSGVLLVSNLNEEMVAPQSLFTLFGVYGDVQRVKILYNKKDSALIQMSDANQAQLAMSHLNGQKMYGKIIRVTLSKHQTVALPRDGLDDQGLTKDFANSPLHRFKKPGSKNFQNIFPPSATLHLSNVPQDVTEEDLRLLFSNAGGTVKAFKFFQDRKMALIQMSTVEEAIQALIDLHNYNMGGNQHLRVSFSKSTI comes from the exons ATGGACGG caTCAGTGATGTTGCAGTTGGAGTGAAG AGGGGATCAGATGAGCTGAGTATGTACAACAGTCCCAACTCTGGCGTGAGCAGTATTAGTG ATGGGGCTTCCAATGGCAGTGACAGTAAAAAGCCGAGGGTGGAGGAGGCCCCGCCGTCTCGTGTGCTCCACATCAGGAAGCTGCCCAACGAGGCCTCGGAGACAGAAGTCATCGCCTTGGGCTTGCCTTTTGGTAAAGTCACCAACATCCTCACACTGAAGGGAAAGAACCAG GCTTTCTTGGAGATGGGGACAGAAGAGGCAGCGATCACTATGGTCAACTACTACAACACTGTTAATCCTCACATCCGCAACGTCCCTGTGTTTATTCAGTACTCCAACCACAAAGAACTCAAAACCGATTCCGGCAATCAG CGGACCCAGGCGGTGCTTCAGGCGGTGTCAGCAGTCCAGTCCGGCGGGTCACCAAGCTCGGACGTTCAGGAGGCTCTCGCCGCAGCCTCCAGTCCCGTGCTGCGGATCATCATCGATAACATGTTCTACCCCGTAACGCTGGATGTACTGCAACAG ATTTTCTCCAAGTTTGGCACAGTTATGAAGATAATCACATTCACCAAGAATAATCAGTTCCAGGCCCTTCTGCAGTTCAGCGATCCTGTCAATGCACAGCAGGCCAAACTG GCCCTGGATGGCCAGAACATCTACAATTCTTGCTGCACGCTGCGTATCGACTTCTCAAAGCTGGTCAACCTAAACGTCAAGTATAACAACGACAAGAGTCGCGACTACACGCGACCCGAGCTGCCTGCCGGTGACGGCCAGCCAAGCCTCGACTCCTCGGTGGCCGCCGCCTTCAGCAAAGACTCCAACTCCCTCCTCG GAGCCCTGAACCCTTTGAGTGCAgcggcggctgctgctgctgctgcaggcagGGTGGCGCTTGCTGGACAGGCGGGGTCCAGTGGGGTCCTGCTGGTCAGCAACCTCAATGAGGAG ATGGTTGCGCCCCAAAGTCTGTTTACCCTCTTCG GGGTGTACGGCGATGTCCAGAGGGTGAAAATTCTGTACAATAAGAAGGACAGCGCTCTTATTCAGATGTCAGACGCCAACCAGGCCCAGCTAG CGATGAGCCACTTGAACGGCCAAAAGATGTACGGGAAGATCATCCGGGTGACGCTGTCCAAGCATCAGACCGTGGCGCTGCCTCGGGACGGCCTGGACGACCAGGGCCTGACCAAGGACTTCGCCAACTCCCCACTTCACCGCTTCAAGAAACCCGGCTCCAAGAATTTCCAGAACATCTTCCCTCCATCGGCCACCCTCCACCTCTCCAACGTCCC ACAAGACGTGACGGAGGAAGACCTGCGGCTGCTCTTCTCAAACGCTGGAGGAACTGTGAAAGCATTCAAGTTTTTCCA ggaTCGCAAAATGGCTCTGATCCAGATGTCGACAGTGGAAGAGGCCATCCAGGCTTTGATTGACCTTCACAACTACAACATGGGAGGAAACCAGCACCTGAGAGTCTCCTTCTCAAAGtccaccatttaa
- the ptbp2a gene encoding polypyrimidine tract-binding protein 2 isoform X1, with protein MDGISDVAVGVKRGSDELSMYNSPNSGVSSISDGASNGSDSKKPRVEEAPPSRVLHIRKLPNEASETEVIALGLPFGKVTNILTLKGKNQAFLEMGTEEAAITMVNYYNTVNPHIRNVPVFIQYSNHKELKTDSGNQRTQAVLQAVSAVQSGGSPSSDVQEALAAASSPVLRIIIDNMFYPVTLDVLQQIFSKFGTVMKIITFTKNNQFQALLQFSDPVNAQQAKLALDGQNIYNSCCTLRIDFSKLVNLNVKYNNDKSRDYTRPELPAGDGQPSLDSSVAAAFSKDSNSLLGKIPGALNPLSAAAAAAAAAGRVALAGQAGSSGVLLVSNLNEEMVAPQSLFTLFGVYGDVQRVKILYNKKDSALIQMSDANQAQLAMSHLNGQKMYGKIIRVTLSKHQTVALPRDGLDDQGLTKDFANSPLHRFKKPGSKNFQNIFPPSATLHLSNVPQDVTEEDLRLLFSNAGGTVKAFKFFQDRKMALIQMSTVEEAIQALIDLHNYNMGGNQHLRVSFSKSTI; from the exons ATGGACGG caTCAGTGATGTTGCAGTTGGAGTGAAG AGGGGATCAGATGAGCTGAGTATGTACAACAGTCCCAACTCTGGCGTGAGCAGTATTAGTG ATGGGGCTTCCAATGGCAGTGACAGTAAAAAGCCGAGGGTGGAGGAGGCCCCGCCGTCTCGTGTGCTCCACATCAGGAAGCTGCCCAACGAGGCCTCGGAGACAGAAGTCATCGCCTTGGGCTTGCCTTTTGGTAAAGTCACCAACATCCTCACACTGAAGGGAAAGAACCAG GCTTTCTTGGAGATGGGGACAGAAGAGGCAGCGATCACTATGGTCAACTACTACAACACTGTTAATCCTCACATCCGCAACGTCCCTGTGTTTATTCAGTACTCCAACCACAAAGAACTCAAAACCGATTCCGGCAATCAG CGGACCCAGGCGGTGCTTCAGGCGGTGTCAGCAGTCCAGTCCGGCGGGTCACCAAGCTCGGACGTTCAGGAGGCTCTCGCCGCAGCCTCCAGTCCCGTGCTGCGGATCATCATCGATAACATGTTCTACCCCGTAACGCTGGATGTACTGCAACAG ATTTTCTCCAAGTTTGGCACAGTTATGAAGATAATCACATTCACCAAGAATAATCAGTTCCAGGCCCTTCTGCAGTTCAGCGATCCTGTCAATGCACAGCAGGCCAAACTG GCCCTGGATGGCCAGAACATCTACAATTCTTGCTGCACGCTGCGTATCGACTTCTCAAAGCTGGTCAACCTAAACGTCAAGTATAACAACGACAAGAGTCGCGACTACACGCGACCCGAGCTGCCTGCCGGTGACGGCCAGCCAAGCCTCGACTCCTCGGTGGCCGCCGCCTTCAGCAAAGACTCCAACTCCCTCCTCGGTAAGATCCCAG GAGCCCTGAACCCTTTGAGTGCAgcggcggctgctgctgctgctgcaggcagGGTGGCGCTTGCTGGACAGGCGGGGTCCAGTGGGGTCCTGCTGGTCAGCAACCTCAATGAGGAG ATGGTTGCGCCCCAAAGTCTGTTTACCCTCTTCG GGGTGTACGGCGATGTCCAGAGGGTGAAAATTCTGTACAATAAGAAGGACAGCGCTCTTATTCAGATGTCAGACGCCAACCAGGCCCAGCTAG CGATGAGCCACTTGAACGGCCAAAAGATGTACGGGAAGATCATCCGGGTGACGCTGTCCAAGCATCAGACCGTGGCGCTGCCTCGGGACGGCCTGGACGACCAGGGCCTGACCAAGGACTTCGCCAACTCCCCACTTCACCGCTTCAAGAAACCCGGCTCCAAGAATTTCCAGAACATCTTCCCTCCATCGGCCACCCTCCACCTCTCCAACGTCCC ACAAGACGTGACGGAGGAAGACCTGCGGCTGCTCTTCTCAAACGCTGGAGGAACTGTGAAAGCATTCAAGTTTTTCCA ggaTCGCAAAATGGCTCTGATCCAGATGTCGACAGTGGAAGAGGCCATCCAGGCTTTGATTGACCTTCACAACTACAACATGGGAGGAAACCAGCACCTGAGAGTCTCCTTCTCAAAGtccaccatttaa